In Triticum urartu cultivar G1812 unplaced genomic scaffold, Tu2.1 TuUngrouped_contig_6732, whole genome shotgun sequence, the DNA window gagtgggtcctcattatcttcatcatcttcgtcatcttcatcatcttcatcatcttccaccaggttgatataaatgacagccagcttgggtctttcttctctaaaggagaagctgatcaactcaccaccagtaagacgcatgcgggcgaggaaacgggcccatccatcacctccaatctgcgacatattgcgtcctttctcgacctccatagtgtatgGCCCCCAGGAGtctcaaatgtcacagtgtctcctgtcagtttgttgaatttcaacctcacattgcatgggacgatctgtgtaaaaaaaagcaaaatgacataatgcagtaatgccaacactaaaaataaaatagttgttacatttcatctaatttcttaccgtCGCATGACGAAAACTCGGCTGGAAATAGATGCCGAACAGgttgccagttgcaaggctgctggcgcacattgacttgcacagtcgacatggtggtggtggtggcaccattttcctaaagcaatatgagcaaaggattaacgatTCACTTCACAGAAAGAAAAACAGTAGCACGTGATATTTTTGGTTCTTCCGCGAGAAGCAATTTGATGGACAATCATAATCCTAAGATCTAATAACATATTAGATGACAAGGTACCACCTACCAAAGCATTTCGGTGGCACCTATTGCCGAAAAAACTTTTCACAAATATCTACCAAATCATGGTACCACCTACCAAGATATTTCATCTAATTTGGCCCCTATTGCCTAAAATAATTGATTAAGAAAACAAGTAGCAAATTTAACTAAATTGGCACCTGCATTTTGCCAAAGAATAACTTATTACAGAAAAACAAAAGCATCTAGCTATCCATGTACTGaaaaaataacaataaaatgatggatactaaatcaactagcctactaaatcaactaaatcaactagcatactcaatcaactaaatcaaaatgttctaaatcaactaaatcaactagcctactaaatcaaaatatAGCAGGGAGGAGGGGTTgtggatggaggagggaggagggagaaggaggggcgactcgaggCCAACAACAGGAAGTTGATGCACAAAAACCGTTTCTCCTTTGGACTGGCGTATTCTTGCGTAATGCGGTTTTAGCAGGAGTAAGCGCATTCCCGTGAGAATACGCTTCCTGCGCAGTGTTACGGCTCCGCACCTTATCCTCAGAGCGAGGGCAGGCGTGTAATTTTCAGCACCAAATCCCCGCGCTTCTTTCTCACCGAGCTGCTCACAGGGGAGAGAGCTCCACaccggacggcggcggcggaggaaccTCCTCGGCGACGGCAGGCGGCGCTGGTCAGTCCATTATCCTCTCCATGCTCTCacttctccccctctcccctccaTGTGCGGCGTCCTTCCCTTCCCATGGCGCCCCGACCCCTTCTCGTCTCCCACGGCGCCCCGTTCCGCCCTCCCTCTCCGCTCCGCCGCGGCGCCCCTCTGGCCCTCCTCTGCTCCAACCCCTCAGCACGAACAGGGTCTCAGACTCTAACCTTTTCTCTCCTTTTCCAGGTTCATTCGATTTCCCTGCAGCAGCAAACCAAGCCAAGAGAAGGTAACGCCAGTACCATGCGTTCTTTTCTCCATTTCCGCCATGAATTCTCTGTGTGTAGGTGCAGCCCGAGTGCTGCCACTATGAGTTATTAGTTCCCTGTGTTAACCTGTTCCTGTGCAGGGTGTATCCTGTTCCTGTTCCTGTGCATTGCGACACCCGTTACTGACATCCAAGCATTTCTTCAGTGCAGTGAGGATTCTTTGCTCAAACAGCGAATTATCCATCTAGCATCTATCCATGGCgtctcttcttctccctcctcaGTTCGCTTGCTCCCTGCCATATTACTGCATCAGGTGATCCCTCACTTCCCCGCTGTACTCCCCGCTGCATCTCTTCATCAGGGAAGGAGGTGTTTTTCCTTCTGACGAATCTGAATATGTCGCCATGGAAGTGGCGAGTTGCGGAAACATGATTACGTGAACATTGCAGATTTCTTTCAATCTTGTCTTGCATATATGGTGCTTCACTGGGAGACTGGGATTGCTGCCAACTTGTCTGCTGCATTTTCGGTTTATATTTTCATTCTCATGGTCAGCTTGTTAATCTTAGAAAAAGTAAGACGTTAACATCATCCACAAGTGTGATGTGTCATTCACCGACGATATCTTACCAACGCTGCCTAATCTGAAAAGGCTCAATTGGGTCCGTGTGACCAACATATTCATCTGTTTTAAATGATAACTACTTTATCCCTTTAACCATGAACATTGTCTAATTTGGTCACTCATCAGGGGCCAATTACATTATAAGCCCACCATCTGGGGAAAGAATATGACGAAGACTAAAATGGGGTTGCTTCACCGGAACGTGAGTTTCGTGTCAAAGAAGAGTTCTCAAGATGTAGAGGAAGGCTCAAGTGGTGAAGACAGTGATGCTGAAACCCCAAAGACCAAGAAAAAACCTGCGAAACGTGGAAGAAAGAAAGCCACCGTAGATGCATCAGAAGGGGAAACACAAGAAGCCCAAAGTGATACTGAAGATGCGTCCCCTGAAGAGCCTAAGATAGTTAAAAAGAGAGGTCGGAAGAAAGGTAACGTGCATATATTGCAGTCAAGAGTGCACTTCTTATTGTATATTGGTCAATGGGCTTTATGATTTTGGTAGATCACATCCCTTAGCAAATCAACTTCTCTCCTGTGTCGCAGCTGCTACTACTGCATCCTCTCCGGAGGAGGCTGACAAGCCAAAAGAACCAAAGAAGAGAGGCAGAAGAAAAGTTAAGGTGGCTGAACAATTAAGTGACGATGAAGGGGAAGATCAAAGCAAAGATCTGATGCCCTCTACTGAAATGGAAGTTCACAGCTcagccaatgatcttgaaagtaAAGTAGAGGCATTGTTATCACAAGATATTGAAGAGGTTGACAAATTAGTGCCTCTTGTCTGCTGCTTTGGACCAGCTAAGTACTCATTTATTCCTTCTGGAAGACCTGCTAAAAGGTTGGTGGATCGTGAGATTCATAGTAGAATGAAGGATATGTTTTGGTCTCCTGATGAATTTGTGAGGGCACCGGGAGGGTCGTCATCCAATGTTGCCCTTGCTCTAGCAGCTCTTGGAGGCCGGGTTGTGTTCATGGGAAAATTAGGCGATGATGAGTATGGTCAAAGTATGCTGTATCACTTAAATGTCAACGGAGTTCAAACTAGAGCAGTTAGTTTGGATCCTTCAGTGCCAACTGCCATGTCCTTAATGAAGGTGACCAGCAGAGGTAGCTTGAACACAAGCTGTGTTAAACCATGTGCAGAGGATTGTTTTCTGCAATCTGATATCAACCCAGATGTTC includes these proteins:
- the LOC125531026 gene encoding fructokinase-like 2, chloroplastic, with amino-acid sequence MASLLLPPQFACSLPYYCIRGQLHYKPTIWGKNMTKTKMGLLHRNVSFVSKKSSQDVEEGSSGEDSDAETPKTKKKPAKRGRKKATVDASEGETQEAQSDTEDASPEEPKIVKKRGRKKAATTASSPEEADKPKEPKKRGRRKVKVAEQLSDDEGEDQSKDLMPSTEMEVHSSANDLESKVEALLSQDIEEVDKLVPLVCCFGPAKYSFIPSGRPAKRLVDREIHSRMKDMFWSPDEFVRAPGGSSSNVALALAALGGRVVFMGKLGDDEYGQSMLYHLNVNGVQTRAVSLDPSVPTAMSLMKVTSRGSLNTSCVKPCAEDCFLQSDINPDVLKEAKMFYYNSSALLEPTTRTSLLKAIEVSKKFSGITFFDLNLPMPLWSSSKETKSLIKEAWEAADIIEVTKQELEFLCGIKPSENSDTKDEKSEFAHYSPEVVMKLWHDNLKVLFVTNGTSKIHYYTEKHNGSVRGTEDAPITPFTSEMSQSGDTIAAALMNMLSINPHLVTDKVYLHKTAKHAIKCGVIDQWLAARERGFLPRGIAEPSSEHEEARFITEREYRTIPDAMQPANPSGSELAHVE